The Chrysemys picta bellii isolate R12L10 chromosome 5, ASM1138683v2, whole genome shotgun sequence genome includes a window with the following:
- the CASP6 gene encoding caspase-6, translating to MASSKHRRIGSNSGQIQVDSGPALNTKGGDQNVTETDAFERSQPFDPAAQYKMNHKRRGVALIFNHEQFYWHLTLPDRRGTLADRDNLKRSLTELGFEVRCFDDLKAEEVIRNIYEVSMDNHSDADCFVCVFLSHGEDNHVYAYDAKIKVQTMTNMFKGDKCPSLVGKPKIFIIQACRGDQHDDPVLVHDAVDSIVDKSNVNETEVDAAAIYTLPAGADFLMCYSVAEGYYSHRETLNGTWYIQDLCEMIRKYGSSLEFTELLTLVNRKVSLRRVDMCRDMSAIGKKQIPCFASMLTKKLHFTQKSK from the exons GGCAAATCCAGGTGGATAGTGGGCCTGCTTTAAATACCAAAG GTGGAGACCAAAACGTCACAGAAACAGATGCCTTTGAGAGAAG CCAACCATTTGATCCAGCAGCACAATACAAAATGAACCACAAGCGAAGAGGGGTTGCTTTAATCTTCAATCATGAGCAGTTTTACTGGCACTTAACACTGCCAGATAGACGTGGCACACTTGCAGACAGAGACAATCTGAAACGCAG TTTGACAGAGCTTGGATTTGAAGTCAGATGCTTTGATGACCTTAAAGCAGAAGAGGTTATACGGAACATTTATGAAG TGTCAATGGACAACCACAGTGATGCTgactgctttgtgtgtgtgttcctgaGCCATGGTGAAGATAATCACGTTTACGCCTATGATGCTAAAATAAAAGTTCAGACAATGACAAACATGTTCAAAGGAGACAAATGCCCAAGTCTAGTAGGAAAgcctaaaatatttataattcaG GCATGTCGAGGAGATCAACACGATGACCCAGTCCTTGTTCACGATGCAGTGGACAGTATTGTAGACAAGTCCAATGTCAATGAAACTGAAGTGGATGCTGCGGCTATATATACTTTACCTGCTGGTGCAGACTTTCTAATGTGCTACTCGGTTGCAGAAG GTTACTATTCTCATCGTGAAACTCTAAATGGCACCTGGTATATTCAAGACTTGTGTGAGATGATAAGAAAGTATGGTTCTTCCTTGGAATTCACAGAACTTCTCACTCTGGTTAACAGGAAAGTATCTCTTCGCAGAGTGGATATGTGCAGAGACATGAGTGCAATAGGAAAGAAGCAGATTCCTTGTTTTGCCTCAATGCTGACTAAAAAATTGCACTTCACTCAAAAATCAAAGTAG